A region of Ictidomys tridecemlineatus isolate mIctTri1 chromosome 4, mIctTri1.hap1, whole genome shotgun sequence DNA encodes the following proteins:
- the Lmo2 gene encoding rhombotin-2 isoform X2 yields the protein MSSAIERKSLDPSEEPVDEVLQIPPSLLTCGGCQQNIGDRYFLKAIDQYWHEDCLSCDLCGCRLGEVGRRLYYKLGRKLCRRDYLRLFGQDGLCASCDKRIRAYEMTMRVKDKVYHLECFKCAACQKHFCVGDRYLLINSDIVCEQDIYEWTKINGMI from the exons GGAACCAGTGGATGAGGTGCTGCAGATCCCCCCATCCCTGCTGACATGCGGTGGCTGCCAGCAGAACATCGGGGACCGCTACTTCCTGAAGGCCATCGACCAGTACTGGCATGAGGACTGCCTCAGCTGTGACCTCTGTGGCTGCCGGCTGGGTGAGGTGGGCCGGCGCCTCTACTACAAGCTGGGCCGGAAGCTCTGCCGAAGGGACTATCTCAG GCTTTTTGGCCAAGATGGTCTGTGCGCATCCTGTGACAAGCGGATCCGTGCCTATGAGATGACCATGCGGGTGAAGGATAAAGTGTACCACCTGGAGTGTTTCAAATGCGCCGCCTGTCAGAAGCACTTCTGTGTTGGGGACAGATATCTCCTCATCAACTCCGACATCGTGTGCGAACAGGACATCTACGAGTGGACTAAGATCAACGGGATGATATAG